A region from the Thermodesulfobacteriota bacterium genome encodes:
- a CDS encoding DUF503 domain-containing protein, whose protein sequence is MVVGLATIDLYLAGVQGLKEKRGVVRRVLERTRNRFPVSAAEVDNLDLHQKATIGFAVVSNDARVADSILNQVMDYVEELHLAEVTRADLEILHV, encoded by the coding sequence ATGGTCGTAGGCCTCGCCACCATCGACCTCTACCTCGCGGGGGTCCAGGGCCTCAAGGAAAAGAGGGGCGTGGTGCGGCGGGTGCTCGAGCGCACCCGGAACCGCTTCCCGGTGAGCGCGGCCGAGGTGGACAACCTCGACCTGCACCAGAAGGCCACCATCGGCTTCGCCGTGGTGAGCAACGACGCGCGGGTGGCGGACTCCATCCTGAATCAGGTGATGGACTACGTGGAGGAGCTCCACCTCGCCGAGGTCACCCGGGCCGACCTGGAGATCCTCCACGTGTAG
- the rbfA gene encoding 30S ribosome-binding factor RbfA translates to MQTRRAQRVADSLLHEVAQILQKDVKDPRIGFVTLTGAKVSPDLRVATVYYTVLGEEENRKASAQGLASAQAFIRREVGQRLKLRLVPDVRFLYDDTMAQTLHVQELLEGLSHAPEEPDR, encoded by the coding sequence ATGCAAACCAGGCGCGCGCAGCGGGTCGCCGACAGCTTGCTCCACGAGGTAGCCCAGATCCTGCAAAAAGACGTCAAGGATCCTCGGATCGGCTTCGTCACGCTGACCGGCGCGAAGGTCTCACCCGACCTGCGGGTGGCCACGGTGTACTACACCGTTCTCGGGGAAGAGGAAAACCGGAAGGCCAGCGCCCAGGGCCTCGCCAGCGCCCAGGCGTTCATCCGCCGCGAGGTGGGCCAGCGCCTCAAGCTGCGGCTCGTACCCGACGTGCGGTTCCTGTATGACGACACCATGGCGCAGACCCTGCATGTGCAGGAGCTGCTCGAGGGCCTCTCCCATGCCCCGGAAGAACCCGATCGCTGA
- a CDS encoding bifunctional oligoribonuclease/PAP phosphatase NrnA, with product MPRKNPIAEVRHALLSGSRFLIVSHHNPDGDAIGSSLALAAGLGALGKHCDLLNADGVPANLSWLPLAERVHLMPDPGEIYDRVVLLDCGSPDRTGFGDEVFGHGRLVVNIDHHPGNGHFGAANLVDPEACATTELVYDVLQALPAPIGYGAATAIYTGILTDTGCFRFSNTNARAFEIASHMVAKGVDAAAVSQLVFDQQPVARLRLLSRVLETLTLSPRDKAACVVATRSMMRETHTGVEDVEGFVNYPRSICGVEVGLLFREEAPGRYRLALRSKGRVDVSVIARELGGGGHRNASGATVEGSLDELKRRLFERIEQALDEELLCWRRTG from the coding sequence ATGCCCCGGAAGAACCCGATCGCTGAGGTCCGGCACGCCCTGCTCTCGGGCAGCCGCTTCCTGATCGTCTCCCATCACAATCCCGACGGCGACGCCATCGGCTCGAGCCTGGCCCTGGCGGCAGGCCTCGGCGCGCTGGGCAAGCACTGCGACCTCCTCAACGCCGACGGCGTCCCGGCCAACCTCTCGTGGCTGCCCCTGGCCGAGAGGGTGCACCTGATGCCGGATCCGGGGGAAATCTACGACCGGGTGGTCCTTCTGGACTGCGGCAGCCCCGACCGGACCGGTTTCGGCGACGAGGTCTTCGGGCACGGCCGGCTCGTGGTCAACATCGACCACCACCCGGGCAACGGGCACTTCGGCGCCGCCAACCTGGTGGACCCGGAGGCCTGCGCCACCACCGAGCTCGTGTACGACGTCTTGCAGGCCCTGCCTGCCCCCATCGGATACGGCGCCGCCACCGCGATCTACACCGGCATCCTCACCGACACGGGGTGTTTCCGGTTCTCCAACACCAACGCCCGGGCCTTCGAGATCGCCTCCCACATGGTAGCCAAAGGGGTAGACGCCGCCGCGGTCTCCCAACTGGTCTTCGACCAGCAGCCCGTGGCCCGTCTGCGCCTCCTGAGCCGGGTCCTGGAGACCCTCACCCTCTCCCCCCGAGACAAGGCGGCGTGCGTCGTGGCCACGCGGAGCATGATGCGGGAGACCCACACCGGGGTGGAGGACGTGGAGGGGTTCGTCAACTACCCCCGCTCCATCTGCGGGGTGGAGGTGGGCCTGCTCTTTCGCGAAGAGGCGCCGGGGCGCTACCGGCTGGCCCTGCGATCCAAGGGGCGGGTGGACGTGTCCGTCATTGCCCGAGAGCTGGGCGGCGGCGGGCACCGAAACGCGTCCGGGGCCACGGTGGAGGGGAGCCTCGACGAGCTCAAGCGGCGGCTCTTCGAGCGCATCGAGCAGGCGCTCGACGAGGAGCTCCTCTGCTGGCGCCGGACCGGTTGA
- the truB gene encoding tRNA pseudouridine(55) synthase TruB, giving the protein MYPEPWGLLVLDKPEGLTSHTAVQRVRRSLGASRAGHAGTLDPLATGVLLVGLGRATRLLEYLVGHDKEYRARIRLGERRDTLDREGRLLETLPVPSLSPRLIEEALARFRGAFVQIPPVYSAVKVQGVSLHRRARRGEAVEPPPRTVEIHELELVGIEGPDVLLRIACSSGTYVRSLARDLGSALGTAAALWELTRIRSGPFGLGDARSLAEVVAAGPEAWPWVLPAERMADGLPACAISAEEAREIAQGRALHRVPEGEGGPIALFGPGGTLVAVARPQGGCLQPVKVFDGAG; this is encoded by the coding sequence GTGTACCCCGAGCCCTGGGGCCTCCTGGTCCTGGACAAGCCGGAGGGCCTCACCTCGCACACGGCGGTGCAGCGCGTGCGTCGCTCCCTGGGGGCTTCCCGGGCCGGACACGCCGGGACCCTCGACCCCCTCGCCACCGGGGTCCTCCTGGTGGGCCTGGGGCGTGCCACGAGGCTCCTGGAGTACCTGGTGGGGCACGACAAGGAGTACCGCGCCCGCATCCGGCTCGGAGAGCGCAGAGACACCCTCGACCGGGAAGGAAGGCTCTTGGAGACCCTGCCGGTCCCCTCCCTGAGCCCCCGCCTGATCGAGGAGGCCCTGGCACGGTTTCGGGGGGCCTTCGTCCAGATTCCCCCCGTATACAGCGCCGTCAAGGTGCAGGGGGTGTCCCTCCACCGAAGGGCCCGGCGGGGAGAGGCCGTGGAGCCCCCCCCCCGCACCGTGGAGATCCACGAGCTCGAGCTCGTGGGCATCGAAGGGCCCGACGTCCTCTTGCGGATCGCGTGCTCCTCGGGAACCTACGTGCGCTCCCTGGCCCGGGACCTGGGGTCGGCCCTGGGGACCGCCGCGGCCCTCTGGGAGCTGACCCGCATCCGCTCGGGCCCCTTTGGGCTGGGGGACGCCCGGTCCCTGGCGGAGGTCGTGGCGGCCGGCCCGGAGGCCTGGCCCTGGGTGCTCCCTGCCGAGCGGATGGCCGACGGTCTCCCCGCGTGCGCGATTTCTGCCGAAGAAGCCCGTGAGATCGCCCAGGGCAGAGCGCTGCACCGCGTCCCGGAGGGCGAAGGGGGGCCCATCGCCCTGTTCGGCCCGGGAGGCACCCTGGTGGCAGTCGCCCGACCCCAGGGGGGCTGCCTCCAGCCGGTGAAGGTGTTTGACGGCGCGGGTTAG
- the rpsO gene encoding 30S ribosomal protein S15, translated as MVMTPEKKQEVIDQYRIHENDTGSPEVQIALLSERISYLTEHFKLHKKDHSSRRGLLKLVGQRRRLLDYLKSSDVERYRNVIDRLGIRK; from the coding sequence ATGGTGATGACCCCGGAAAAGAAGCAGGAAGTGATCGACCAGTACCGGATCCACGAGAACGACACCGGTTCTCCGGAGGTCCAGATCGCGCTCCTGAGCGAGCGGATCAGCTACCTGACCGAGCACTTCAAGCTCCACAAGAAGGACCACTCCTCCCGCCGAGGTCTGCTGAAACTGGTCGGCCAGCGCCGCCGCCTGCTCGACTACCTGAAGAGCAGCGACGTCGAGCGCTACCGCAACGTGATCGACCGGCTCGGCATCCGCAAGTAG
- the pnp gene encoding polyribonucleotide nucleotidyltransferase: MKTATLEVGGRTLTIETGRLARQAHGAVLVTYGETAVLVTAVAEAEGREGIDFFPLTVNFQTKTFAAGKIPGGFFKREGRPPDSDTLTSRLIDRPIRPLFPKGFTSETQVIATVLSHDTENNPDIVGLIGASAALAISDIPFQGPIAGVRIGHVDGKLVVNPTLQQLETSRLNLIIAGTKDAVTMVESGSKMLSEEEMLAAIELGHAEIQRLVALQEELARAVGKPKRTLPPAPQADPAVAEKAAACFAELGVAAYQERDKKARSAAVRAAKAALVASLGEAEKLKEKEFKAAFEEVAKKHVRRMILENGRRIDGRGLEDIRPIDCQVGILPRTHGSALFTRGETQALVVPTLGTSSDEQLIDAIEGSYYKKFLLHYNFPPFSVGEARFLRGPGRREIGHGALAERALEAVLPAHEDFPYTIRLVSEVLESNGSSSMATICGGSLALMDAGVPVSAPVAGIAMGLILEGARFAVLSDILGDEDHLGDMDFKVGGTREGITALQMDIKVQGITVEIMRTALEQARRGRLHILDCMDKALTSARPSLSPLAPRITVIHVSTEKIKDVIGPGGKNIRNIIAVTQTSVDIEDDGSIRIASTNEAQTQQAIKMIRDLTQEAEVGKVYDGIVRKIMDFGAFVEIFPGTDGLLHISEIDKERVANVTDFLKEGDTVPVKVINVEANGRIKLSRRAALYPDEPGSAPREGRSPPPQRRGDRDRRRS; this comes from the coding sequence GTGAAGACCGCCACACTGGAAGTGGGGGGTAGAACCCTCACGATCGAGACCGGCCGACTGGCGCGACAGGCCCACGGCGCCGTGCTGGTAACCTACGGCGAGACCGCCGTCCTCGTAACGGCCGTGGCCGAGGCCGAAGGCCGCGAGGGGATCGACTTCTTCCCCCTCACCGTGAACTTTCAGACCAAGACCTTCGCCGCGGGCAAGATCCCCGGCGGGTTCTTCAAGCGGGAGGGGCGTCCGCCCGACTCCGACACCCTCACCTCCCGGCTCATCGACCGGCCGATCCGGCCCCTGTTCCCCAAGGGCTTCACGAGCGAGACCCAGGTCATCGCCACGGTGCTCTCCCACGACACGGAGAACAACCCCGACATCGTGGGCCTCATCGGGGCGTCGGCGGCCCTGGCCATCTCCGACATCCCCTTCCAGGGGCCCATTGCCGGGGTGCGCATCGGCCACGTCGACGGGAAGCTCGTGGTCAACCCCACCCTGCAGCAGCTCGAGACGAGCCGCCTGAACCTCATCATCGCAGGCACCAAGGACGCCGTGACCATGGTGGAGAGCGGCTCCAAGATGCTCAGCGAAGAGGAGATGCTCGCCGCCATCGAGCTCGGGCACGCCGAGATCCAGCGGCTGGTCGCCCTCCAGGAAGAGCTCGCCCGGGCCGTCGGCAAGCCCAAGCGCACGCTCCCGCCGGCACCCCAAGCAGACCCGGCCGTGGCCGAGAAGGCCGCCGCGTGCTTCGCCGAGCTGGGTGTCGCCGCCTACCAGGAGCGGGACAAGAAGGCCCGCTCCGCCGCCGTACGGGCCGCCAAGGCCGCCCTCGTGGCGTCCCTGGGAGAGGCGGAGAAGCTCAAGGAGAAGGAGTTCAAGGCCGCCTTCGAGGAGGTCGCCAAGAAGCACGTGCGCCGCATGATCCTGGAAAACGGCCGCCGCATCGACGGCCGCGGGCTCGAGGACATCCGGCCCATCGACTGCCAGGTGGGAATCCTGCCCCGCACCCACGGCTCGGCCCTCTTCACCCGGGGCGAGACCCAGGCGCTGGTCGTCCCCACGCTGGGCACCTCCAGCGACGAGCAGCTCATCGACGCCATCGAGGGGTCCTACTACAAGAAGTTCCTCCTCCACTACAACTTCCCGCCCTTCTCCGTGGGCGAGGCCCGTTTCCTGCGGGGCCCCGGCCGCCGGGAGATCGGGCACGGGGCGCTCGCCGAGCGCGCCCTGGAGGCGGTGCTGCCCGCCCACGAGGATTTCCCCTACACCATCCGCCTGGTCTCCGAGGTTCTGGAGAGCAACGGCTCCTCCTCCATGGCCACGATCTGCGGTGGGAGCCTGGCCCTCATGGACGCGGGCGTCCCCGTCTCCGCTCCGGTGGCGGGCATCGCCATGGGCCTCATCCTCGAGGGCGCCCGCTTCGCGGTGCTCTCCGACATCCTGGGAGACGAAGACCACCTGGGCGACATGGACTTCAAGGTGGGCGGCACCCGGGAGGGCATCACGGCCCTCCAGATGGACATCAAGGTCCAGGGCATCACGGTGGAGATCATGCGCACCGCCCTGGAGCAGGCCCGCCGGGGGCGCCTCCACATCCTGGACTGCATGGACAAGGCGCTCACCTCGGCTCGGCCGAGCCTCTCGCCGCTCGCCCCGCGCATCACCGTGATCCACGTGAGCACGGAGAAGATCAAGGACGTCATCGGCCCCGGCGGAAAGAACATCCGCAACATCATCGCCGTGACCCAGACCAGCGTCGACATCGAGGACGACGGGTCGATCCGGATCGCGAGCACCAACGAGGCCCAGACCCAGCAGGCGATCAAGATGATCCGCGACCTCACCCAGGAGGCGGAGGTCGGCAAGGTCTACGACGGGATTGTCCGCAAGATCATGGACTTCGGAGCCTTCGTAGAGATCTTCCCCGGCACCGACGGCCTGCTGCACATCAGCGAGATCGACAAGGAGCGGGTCGCCAACGTGACCGACTTCCTCAAGGAAGGCGACACCGTACCGGTGAAGGTCATCAACGTGGAGGCCAACGGCCGCATCAAGCTCTCCCGCCGGGCAGCCCTCTACCCGGACGAGCCGGGAAGCGCCCCCCGCGAGGGCCGCAGCCCGCCCCCCCAGCGCCGGGGAGACCGGGACCGGCGCCGGAGCTGA
- a CDS encoding adenosylcobalamin-dependent ribonucleoside-diphosphate reductase, giving the protein MTYPVLTPQAKELLALRYLRRGPDGDLCEDEEGFFRRVAAGVAAAQARFGGCPEPRADQYHDLLRSLRFLPNSPALMNAGLPSGQLAACFVLPLEDSIESIYDSLKHMALIHKSGGGTGFAFSRLRPEGDVVASTGGQASGPLSFLELFDTSTRVIRQGGRRRGANMAVLRIDHPDILAFCRAKLSGRFANFNLSAGVTDAFFQAQARGGDVELVNPRGGAVWGRVPAAEIFDALVEGAWATGDPGAVFLDAVNRENPVPRLGPMEATNPCGEQPLLPYESCTLGSLVLPRFLRSGTLDWGALEAAAGLAVEFLDDCIEVSVPPVEAIRRANRRTRKVGLGVMGFADLLAALGIPYASPEARALGREVMARIEAAGVAASRALGERRGSFEAFPGSRWEQRGFRAMRNATVTTVAPTGSIAVLAGVSGSIEPFFSLAYTRRIQGRPVSFGLHPLLGPALAACGAPLERVEARVRAEGRVGHLPAVPEAVRRVFVTAFELAPGDHLAMQAAFQAHTHNAVSKTINLPAESPRETVAGIFRQAHALGLKGVTLYRYGSLPEQPLEVGDGCTRCAGSAHEAGAE; this is encoded by the coding sequence TTGACCTATCCCGTGCTGACTCCCCAGGCAAAGGAGCTCCTGGCCCTTCGCTATCTGAGGCGGGGGCCAGACGGCGACCTCTGCGAGGACGAGGAGGGCTTCTTCCGCAGGGTGGCCGCGGGAGTGGCGGCAGCCCAGGCGCGGTTCGGGGGGTGCCCCGAGCCCAGGGCCGACCAGTACCACGACCTGCTGCGCAGCCTGCGCTTCCTCCCCAACTCCCCGGCCCTCATGAACGCGGGGCTGCCTTCGGGACAGCTCGCCGCGTGTTTCGTGCTGCCCCTGGAGGACTCCATCGAGTCCATCTACGATTCCCTCAAGCACATGGCCCTCATCCACAAGAGCGGCGGGGGCACCGGATTTGCCTTCTCGCGCCTGCGCCCCGAGGGCGACGTCGTGGCGAGCACGGGCGGGCAGGCGTCGGGCCCGCTCTCGTTCCTGGAGCTCTTCGACACCTCGACCCGGGTCATCCGCCAGGGAGGCCGGCGCCGGGGCGCGAACATGGCGGTGCTGCGCATCGACCACCCCGACATCCTGGCCTTCTGCCGGGCCAAGCTCTCGGGGCGGTTCGCCAACTTCAACCTCTCGGCGGGGGTTACGGATGCGTTCTTCCAGGCCCAGGCCCGGGGGGGCGACGTGGAGCTGGTCAATCCACGGGGCGGAGCCGTCTGGGGTCGCGTGCCGGCGGCGGAGATCTTCGACGCCCTGGTGGAGGGGGCCTGGGCCACCGGGGACCCGGGGGCGGTCTTCCTGGACGCGGTCAACCGCGAAAACCCGGTTCCGCGCCTCGGGCCCATGGAGGCCACCAACCCCTGCGGCGAGCAGCCGCTCCTGCCTTACGAGTCCTGCACCTTGGGGTCGCTGGTGCTCCCCCGGTTCCTGCGCAGCGGCACCCTGGACTGGGGAGCCCTGGAGGCGGCGGCGGGCCTGGCCGTGGAGTTCCTGGACGACTGCATCGAGGTCTCGGTACCCCCGGTGGAAGCCATCCGGCGGGCCAACCGGCGCACCCGCAAGGTGGGCCTTGGCGTCATGGGGTTTGCCGACCTCCTGGCGGCCCTGGGCATCCCCTACGCCTCCCCGGAGGCCCGGGCCCTGGGGCGGGAGGTCATGGCCCGCATCGAGGCCGCCGGGGTCGCGGCGTCCCGAGCCCTGGGGGAGCGCCGGGGAAGCTTCGAGGCGTTCCCGGGAAGCCGCTGGGAGCAGCGGGGGTTTCGGGCCATGCGCAACGCCACGGTGACGACCGTGGCGCCCACGGGCTCCATCGCGGTGCTGGCGGGGGTCTCCGGTTCCATCGAGCCCTTCTTCAGCCTGGCGTATACCCGGCGCATCCAGGGGCGTCCCGTGAGTTTTGGGCTCCACCCCCTGCTCGGGCCGGCGCTGGCGGCCTGCGGGGCTCCCCTGGAGCGGGTGGAAGCCCGGGTGCGCGCCGAGGGCAGGGTAGGTCACCTCCCGGCGGTCCCGGAGGCCGTGCGGCGCGTCTTCGTCACGGCCTTCGAGCTCGCCCCGGGAGACCACCTGGCGATGCAGGCCGCCTTCCAGGCCCACACCCACAACGCGGTCTCCAAGACCATCAACCTCCCGGCGGAGAGCCCCCGGGAGACCGTGGCCGGGATCTTTCGCCAGGCCCACGCCCTGGGGCTCAAGGGCGTGACCCTCTACCGCTACGGCTCCCTCCCGGAGCAGCCCCTGGAGGTGGGCGACGGGTGCACCCGCTGCGCGGGTTCGGCCCATGAGGCGGGTGCCGAGTAG
- the cobO gene encoding cob(I)yrinic acid a,c-diamide adenosyltransferase yields MARQGLVIVHTGNGKGKTTAALGLALRAVGQGLKVSMVQFIKGSWKYGELRAPEFLPGFEIRPMGRGFVALGGKEPHPEDVALARETFAAAREKVLSGAYDMVILDEANYAVAYGLLDVESVLGLIREKPPQVHLVLTGRDARPEVIEAADLVTEMREVKHAFRKGVKAQKGIEF; encoded by the coding sequence ATGGCGCGACAGGGGTTGGTGATCGTTCACACGGGCAACGGCAAGGGAAAGACGACGGCGGCCCTGGGTCTGGCCCTGCGGGCCGTGGGGCAGGGCCTGAAGGTTTCCATGGTCCAGTTCATCAAGGGGTCGTGGAAGTACGGGGAGCTTCGTGCTCCCGAGTTCCTCCCGGGCTTCGAGATTCGCCCCATGGGCAGGGGCTTCGTGGCCCTGGGGGGGAAGGAGCCCCATCCCGAAGACGTTGCCCTGGCCCGGGAGACCTTCGCCGCGGCGCGGGAGAAGGTGCTCTCCGGCGCCTACGACATGGTGATCCTCGACGAGGCGAACTACGCGGTGGCCTACGGGCTCCTGGACGTGGAGAGCGTGCTCGGGCTCATCCGCGAAAAGCCGCCCCAGGTGCACCTGGTGCTCACCGGTCGCGACGCCCGGCCCGAGGTGATCGAGGCCGCCGATCTGGTCACCGAGATGCGGGAGGTCAAACACGCCTTCCGCAAGGGAGTGAAGGCCCAGAAGGGGATCGAGTTCTAA
- a CDS encoding YbaB/EbfC family nucleoid-associated protein yields the protein MKGLGNMMRQAQQMQKKMAQIQEELASRSVEASAGGGMVRCVVSGKQELLSLTIDREVVDPEDVEMLQDLVLAAVNEGVKKSQEMVASEMGKIAGGMGLNLPGLF from the coding sequence GTGAAGGGACTCGGAAACATGATGCGCCAGGCGCAGCAGATGCAAAAGAAGATGGCGCAGATCCAGGAGGAGCTGGCCTCCCGCAGCGTGGAGGCCAGCGCCGGGGGGGGAATGGTGCGCTGCGTGGTGAGCGGCAAGCAGGAGCTGCTCTCCCTCACCATCGACCGGGAGGTCGTGGATCCGGAAGACGTGGAGATGCTTCAGGACCTGGTCCTGGCCGCCGTGAACGAAGGGGTGAAGAAGAGCCAGGAAATGGTGGCCTCGGAGATGGGCAAGATCGCTGGCGGCATGGGGCTCAACCTTCCGGGGCTGTTCTGA
- the dnaX gene encoding DNA polymerase III subunit gamma/tau, producing MSYLVLARKWRPQSFEQIRGQDHIVRALRNAITSGRIAHAYLFTGIRGVGKTSAARVLAKALNCVDGPTPTPCNTCASCVEITDGRSGDVLEIDGASNTGVDDVRRLREAVRYPAVRGPYRVYIVDEVHMLSTAAFNALLKTLEEPPAHVVFVLATTDPHKIPVTILSRCQQFDFKRLSLREMTSLLRDVAAAEGIAIDDKSLGALAREAEGSVRDGQSLLDQVISYCGQTVTYEDVRDVLGVVDRDLLLGVAQAVVERDPRRVVESLSEAERFGYDVRRFGYDLLDVFRDLAVLRALPDGADLVDLSPEETACAGEFLGEASWEELHALFDMLGRGLDGLRSASRPGPLLEMTLLKMAKLPPVLPLAEVLSRVRERMGEGEGAVSPPSRGPEGRPGRLAPGSPGAPSRAPGPEAGGARPTESSQGPVAPGAVVRAHAEQGAAEVGAAAGSPEPAAPAAPFGPETGPRDGAAVWEALLRGAETGNRPFWNVLKAHGSLASWDPETRVAAVALDDPGHEFFVRSKADLLTRVLTEAAGPGARLELRFDQRPARGRDGGRETDWARSAKRETLEHPLVREAMEIFEADVEEVRVLKP from the coding sequence ATGTCCTACCTCGTCCTGGCACGCAAGTGGCGCCCCCAGAGCTTCGAGCAGATCCGGGGCCAGGACCACATCGTGCGCGCCCTGCGAAACGCCATCACTTCGGGCCGCATCGCCCACGCCTACCTCTTCACGGGGATCCGGGGGGTCGGGAAGACCTCCGCGGCCCGGGTGCTGGCCAAGGCGCTCAACTGCGTCGACGGTCCCACTCCTACTCCCTGCAACACGTGTGCCTCCTGCGTGGAGATCACCGACGGACGCTCCGGCGACGTCCTGGAGATCGACGGGGCTTCCAACACGGGGGTGGACGACGTGCGCCGGCTCCGGGAGGCGGTGCGCTACCCGGCGGTGCGCGGACCCTACCGCGTGTACATCGTGGACGAGGTCCACATGCTCTCCACGGCGGCCTTCAACGCCCTGTTGAAGACCCTGGAGGAGCCTCCCGCCCACGTGGTGTTCGTGCTGGCCACCACCGATCCCCACAAGATCCCCGTCACGATCCTCAGCAGGTGCCAGCAGTTCGACTTCAAGAGGCTCTCCCTGCGGGAGATGACGTCCCTCCTGCGCGACGTGGCGGCGGCGGAGGGGATCGCCATCGACGACAAGAGCCTGGGCGCCCTGGCGCGGGAGGCCGAGGGCAGCGTGCGCGACGGCCAGAGCCTGCTCGACCAGGTCATCTCCTACTGCGGCCAGACCGTGACCTACGAGGACGTGCGCGACGTGCTGGGGGTGGTGGACCGAGACCTCCTTTTGGGGGTGGCCCAGGCAGTGGTGGAGCGGGATCCCCGCAGGGTGGTGGAGTCCCTGTCCGAGGCCGAGCGGTTCGGCTACGACGTGCGCCGGTTCGGCTACGACCTCCTGGACGTGTTTCGGGATCTGGCGGTGCTGCGGGCGCTGCCGGACGGAGCCGACCTGGTGGACCTCTCCCCCGAGGAGACGGCCTGCGCGGGCGAGTTCCTGGGCGAAGCCTCCTGGGAGGAGCTCCACGCCCTCTTCGACATGCTGGGGCGGGGTCTCGACGGCCTGCGCAGCGCCTCTCGGCCGGGACCCCTCCTGGAGATGACGCTGCTCAAGATGGCGAAGCTCCCCCCGGTTCTTCCCCTGGCCGAGGTACTCTCGCGGGTGCGGGAGCGCATGGGGGAAGGGGAGGGGGCCGTGTCGCCCCCTTCCCGTGGGCCCGAGGGACGCCCAGGCCGGCTCGCCCCGGGTTCCCCTGGGGCTCCGTCACGCGCTCCGGGGCCCGAAGCTGGGGGGGCTCGCCCGACGGAGAGCTCCCAGGGCCCGGTGGCCCCGGGAGCGGTCGTTCGGGCCCACGCGGAGCAGGGGGCCGCCGAGGTTGGGGCGGCGGCGGGTTCCCCCGAGCCGGCGGCACCTGCGGCGCCTTTCGGGCCGGAGACCGGGCCCCGGGACGGGGCAGCGGTGTGGGAGGCGCTGCTCCGGGGTGCGGAGACCGGAAACCGCCCCTTCTGGAACGTGCTCAAGGCCCACGGCAGCCTGGCCTCCTGGGACCCAGAAACCCGGGTGGCTGCGGTGGCCCTGGACGACCCGGGTCACGAGTTCTTCGTGCGGTCCAAGGCGGACCTCCTGACCCGGGTGCTCACCGAGGCGGCAGGCCCGGGGGCCCGACTCGAGCTGCGGTTCGACCAGCGACCGGCCCGGGGGCGCGACGGGGGGCGGGAGACGGATTGGGCGCGGAGCGCCAAGCGGGAGACCCTCGAGCACCCGTTGGTGCGCGAAGCCATGGAGATCTTCGAGGCAGACGTGGAGGAGGTCCGGGTGCTCAAGCCCTGA
- a CDS encoding nucleoside deaminase, whose amino-acid sequence MGFALAEAEEALVRGEVPVGAVLFWGDRVLARAHNLRETRADPLAHAECLVIAEAARRLGRWRLSEATLVVTLEPCPMCMGALLQARIPRLVYGAPDPKAGAAGTLYDLSDDPRLNHRIQVVRGVREEEAAELLRRFFRGRRGVEGPED is encoded by the coding sequence ATGGGGTTTGCCTTAGCCGAGGCCGAGGAAGCCCTCGTGCGGGGGGAAGTGCCGGTGGGGGCGGTGCTGTTCTGGGGCGACCGGGTGTTGGCCCGGGCTCACAACCTCCGGGAGACCCGCGCAGACCCCCTGGCCCACGCCGAGTGCCTGGTCATCGCCGAGGCCGCGCGGCGCCTCGGGCGGTGGCGGCTGTCCGAGGCCACCCTGGTGGTGACCCTGGAACCCTGCCCCATGTGCATGGGTGCCCTGCTCCAGGCGCGCATCCCGCGCCTGGTATACGGGGCGCCGGACCCCAAGGCGGGGGCGGCGGGTACCCTCTACGACCTCTCGGACGACCCGAGGCTCAACCACAGGATCCAGGTGGTGCGCGGGGTGCGGGAGGAGGAGGCGGCCGAGCTCCTGCGCCGCTTCTTCCGGGGGAGGCGGGGTGTCGAGGGGCCCGAAGACTGA